In Allorhizobium pseudoryzae, the genomic window CTCGACCATGTCCACCTGCGGCTTGATGTTCGTCCACTTCAGGTTCTTGAGAGCCGCAACCTGGATCTCGTTGTCGAAGTGGCCGATATTGCCGACGATCGCCATGTCCTTCATCTCGCGCATATGATCGAGACGGATGACATCCTTGTTGCCGGTGGTGGTGATGAAGATGTCGGCGCTGGAGACGACGTCTTCCAGCTGGACGACTTCGAACCCGTCCATGGCCGCCTGCAGGGCGCAGATCGGATCGACTTCGGTAACCTTGACGCGGGCGCCGGCGCCGACGAGCGAGGCGGCCGAACCCTTGCCGACGTCACCGTAACCGCAGACGACGGCAACCTTGCCGGCCATCATCACGTCGGTTGCGCGGCGGATGCCGTCCACCAGCGATTCCTTGCAGCCGTACTTGTTGTCGAACTTCGACTTGGTGACGCTGTCGTTGACGTTGATCGCCGGGAAGGGGAGGAGGCCCTTCTTGGCCAGTTCATAGAGGCGGTGAACGCCCGTGGTCGTCTCTTCGGTGACGCCCTTGATCGCGTCGCGCTGCTTGGTGAACCAGCCGGGGGATGCCTTGAGGCGCTTCTTGATCTGCGCGAACAGGATTTCTTCTTCTTCCGAACCCGGGTTCGACAGCACATCTTCGCCGGCTTCAGCGCGGGCGCCAAGCAGGATGTACATGGTGGCATCGCCGCCATCGTCGAGGATCATGTTGGAGACGCCGCCATCGGTCCACTGGAAGATGCGGTCGGTATATTCCCAGTATTCGGTCAGCGATTCGCCCTTGACGGCGAAGACCGGAATGCCGGCGGCTGCAATCGCAGCGGCAGCGTGGTCCTGGGTGGAGAAGATGTTGCAGGAGGCCCAGCGCACGTCGGCGCCCAGAACCTGCAGCGTCTCGATCAGGACGGCGGTCTGGATCGTCATGTGCAGCGAGCCGGAAATGCGTGCGCCCTTCAGCGGTTTCGAGGTGCCGAACTCTTCGCGGCAGGCCATCAGGCCCGGCATTTCGGTTTCGGCGATGTTGAGTTCCTTGCGGCCGTAATCGGCAAGCGCGATATCCGCGACAATGTAATCTTTTTCAGTGGTCATGGTGGCTCTCCAGCTCCGCAGGGGGCTACCGCTCATCGTCAAGCGGCGTTCATCCAGCCGCTGCAACCCGCAGCGGCGCTGCCCTCGATGTAGCAGGGTTCCCGGAAACTAGCAATAAGGATATAAAGAAGTCTTTATATGTTCATTACATCTCTTCGCCAAATCGATCGGCGACGAGATAGGTGAGAGCATCCAGCGCGGCCTCCGCCTGGGCGCCGCTGGCCGTGACTTCGATCGTGCAGCCCGGGCTTGCCGCCAGCATCATCAGGCCCATGATCGAGGTGCCGCCTACGGTCATGCCGTCCTTCGACACCTGGATCTGGGCGTCGAACCCCTCCACCGTCTGCACGAACTTGGCGGATGCACGGGCGTGCAAGCCGCGCTTGTTGATGATCAGGAGTTCGCGGGAGAGATTGCTCATGGATGATCTTATTTGCCGCTCAGGACGCGGCTTGCGACGTTAATGTATTTGCGCCCGGCATCGGCGGCCTCGGCGAGCGCCTTCTGCATGTCGTTGTCCACGCGAACCCCTGCCAGCTTGATCAGCATCGGCAGATTGACGCCGGCAATCACTTCGATCTTGCCGGTGCTCATGGCGGAGATGGACAGATTGGACGGCGTTCCGCCGAACATGTCCGTCAGGATCACGACGCCGTGGCCGTCATCCACCCGGTTCACCGCGTCGAGGATATCCTGACGTCGCTGATCCATGTCGTCTTCGGGGCCGATACAGACGGTTTCAATATTCTTTTGCGGCCCTACCACATGCTCCAGCGCATGTCGGAACTCATCAGCCAGCTTGCCATGCGTGACAAGCACAAGTCCGATCATGAAATCACCCCCAGGTACAACGATACGCTCGGCCGTGTTTCGCATTGCAACAGGCCCAACGGCGGTGGGAAGCCATCTTGTCGATGTAAAGTCGAAGTGCAAGCTAAAAATGGTCGTGGACACATCATGAAAAGGGCGGTTCTCCTTTGAATTCTGCGTGAAGCGCGCCAATCGTGGCAAGGGGTGCAATGGAGCGCGCCGAAAGTCGGATCAGGGGCAGATCGCCAAACCCGCCAAGATCGGTCCGCTCCTGCTCGGGCGGCAGACGCTCGTCGCGAGTCGGATCGATCACCCGGATCGCCAGATGAAGGACGGCACGCTCGACGCTGTCGAGTCGAACGATGCCGCTGCCGCGCAGCTCCAGAAGCCCGGCAATCGAGTCCGGTCGTGTCGCGATCGTCTCGCCGTTCTCCATCGAGATGAAGACCTGGTCGTCGGCGATGAGAGCAGCCGATACCCCTTGCAAGCGTGCCGCCGCAAGGCAGGCAAAGGCCAGTTCCGATTTGCCGGCACCGGGGGGACCGAGAAAGATCAGGCCCCGCGTGCCCATCACGATCGCCGTGCCGTGAACATTGTTGGCCGTCATGTCGGTTGACCCGCAGGCAAAGACAGCGTGAAGCGGGCACCGAGCAAATCACCGGCCGCATCGGCCAGGTTTTCCGCTTTCAGCGTGCCGCCATGCGCTTCGGCAATCTGGCGGCTGATGGACAGGCCAAGGCCCGAATTCTGGCCAAAACTCTCGCCTTCCGGCCGGTCGGTGTAAAAGCGTTCGAAGATGCGGTCGATATCTTCCGCCCGGATGCCGGGGCCATTGTCATCCACCTGGATGATGCAATTGCCCTTGGCGCGGAACAGATGCACGGAAATGCGGCCACCCTTTTCCGGCACGAAGGAACGGGCGTTCTCGATCAGGTTGGTAACGATCTGGCCAAGCCGCAGATCGTGGCCCTGCACCAGATAGCTCGTCTTGGTGCCCTGCTTGTGATCGACGACGAGGTCGATATCCACCGGCTTGCGGCCGGTGCGGATCTGGCGGGAGATTTCCACCAGATTGCCGAGCAGAATTTCGAGGTCGACCGGTGCCGCATCCGAACGGGCAAGTTCCGCATCCAGACGCGAGGCATCGGAAATATCGCTGATCAGGCGATCGAGGCGGCGCACGTCGTGCAGAATGATATTGGTGAGTCGCTGTTTGGATTCTTCCGTCTTGGCAAGCGGCAGGGTTTCGACCGCACTCCGCAGCGAGGTCAGCGGGTTCTTCAACTCGTGACTCACATCAGCCGCAAAACTCTCGATCGCATCGATCCGGTCGTAGAGCGCATTGGTCATGTCACGCAGCGCAATCGACAGGTTGCCGATCTCATCCTGCCGAACGGAGAAATCGGGGATTTCCTCGCGCTGCTTCACGCCGCGCCGGACACGAATGGCCGCCGCCGACAACCGCCGAAGCGGATTGGCAATCGTCGAGGACAAAAGCAGCGACAGGAGAATGTTGACGAGCGTTGCGACGCCGAAGACGCGCATGATGGCGAGCCGCTCGGCATGCACGATGTTGTCGATGTCGCCGGCCTGCGTTGATAGCAGGAGGACGCCGAGAACCGCGCGAAAACGCTGGACCGGAACGGCAACCGAGACGATCAGTTCGCCCTTGTCGGTCACGCGAACGACCGCACCGCGCACACCGGTCAGCGCGTTCATCACTTCAGGATAGATCGAGCCGTCGCCGCCCGGCGCCTCCTTGTAG contains:
- the ahcY gene encoding adenosylhomocysteinase, with the protein product MTTEKDYIVADIALADYGRKELNIAETEMPGLMACREEFGTSKPLKGARISGSLHMTIQTAVLIETLQVLGADVRWASCNIFSTQDHAAAAIAAAGIPVFAVKGESLTEYWEYTDRIFQWTDGGVSNMILDDGGDATMYILLGARAEAGEDVLSNPGSEEEEILFAQIKKRLKASPGWFTKQRDAIKGVTEETTTGVHRLYELAKKGLLPFPAINVNDSVTKSKFDNKYGCKESLVDGIRRATDVMMAGKVAVVCGYGDVGKGSAASLVGAGARVKVTEVDPICALQAAMDGFEVVQLEDVVSSADIFITTTGNKDVIRLDHMREMKDMAIVGNIGHFDNEIQVAALKNLKWTNIKPQVDMVEFPKGNRMILLSEGRLLNLGNATGHPSFVMSASFTNQVLGQIELFTKTEEYKPGVYILPKHLDEKVARLHLAKLGVKLTELSDEQASYIGVSKTGPFKAEHYRY
- a CDS encoding PTS sugar transporter subunit IIA — its product is MIGLVLVTHGKLADEFRHALEHVVGPQKNIETVCIGPEDDMDQRRQDILDAVNRVDDGHGVVILTDMFGGTPSNLSISAMSTGKIEVIAGVNLPMLIKLAGVRVDNDMQKALAEAADAGRKYINVASRVLSGK
- a CDS encoding sensor histidine kinase — encoded protein: MKTSRASGRVWSHPFTLVRRIFGNAVFSSLTRRILFFNIAATVVLVAGILYLNQFREGLIDARVESLLTQGEIIAGAISASASVDTNSITIDPQKLLELQAGQSITPVPNDEDLDFPIDPERVAPVLRRLISPTRTRARLFDADANLILDSRHLYSRGQVLRFDLPPVEGENTTWSGWFAGVINRILQPGNLPAYKEAPGGDGSIYPEVMNALTGVRGAVVRVTDKGELIVSVAVPVQRFRAVLGVLLLSTQAGDIDNIVHAERLAIMRVFGVATLVNILLSLLLSSTIANPLRRLSAAAIRVRRGVKQREEIPDFSVRQDEIGNLSIALRDMTNALYDRIDAIESFAADVSHELKNPLTSLRSAVETLPLAKTEESKQRLTNIILHDVRRLDRLISDISDASRLDAELARSDAAPVDLEILLGNLVEISRQIRTGRKPVDIDLVVDHKQGTKTSYLVQGHDLRLGQIVTNLIENARSFVPEKGGRISVHLFRAKGNCIIQVDDNGPGIRAEDIDRIFERFYTDRPEGESFGQNSGLGLSISRQIAEAHGGTLKAENLADAAGDLLGARFTLSLPAGQPT
- a CDS encoding HPr family phosphocarrier protein, which produces MSNLSRELLIINKRGLHARASAKFVQTVEGFDAQIQVSKDGMTVGGTSIMGLMMLAASPGCTIEVTASGAQAEAALDALTYLVADRFGEEM
- a CDS encoding HPr kinase/phosphorylase, coding for MTANNVHGTAIVMGTRGLIFLGPPGAGKSELAFACLAAARLQGVSAALIADDQVFISMENGETIATRPDSIAGLLELRGSGIVRLDSVERAVLHLAIRVIDPTRDERLPPEQERTDLGGFGDLPLIRLSARSIAPLATIGALHAEFKGEPPFS